A DNA window from Ancylothrix sp. D3o contains the following coding sequences:
- a CDS encoding O-antigen ligase domain-containing protein — MNIIGNLVMLGWIPAVFFLFTQFPTQRALVIAFIAAWLFLPLGQFPLPGLPDYTKMSATCYGILLATAVYDIERFNSFKFGWLDVPMLVWCLCPMMSSLTNDLGPYDGLSATLDQTVTWGLPYFLGRIYLNSLNGMRELAIGMIIGGLVYVPLCLAETRLGPQLHQWIFGFNQTVNWALVMRYGGYRPTVFMETGLMVGMWMMAATLVAIWLWHTKAIRDIWGYPVSWLVGLLVVTVVLVKSTGAYFYLVMGLLFLFAGQYLGTALPVFLLMFGMCYYVYNGVSGNISSKDIVPIITQATNAERAQSFEFRLDNEEILSKKARERMIFGWGGWGRSRVYDENGKDISVTDSLWIIAFGANGLVGLVSLTASMLLPVASLFILRYPPRLWAHPKVAPAVVVAMVLMLFMLDCILNAMLNPVFTLSSGGIVGLVLKEPEPMRRPRRALAPQK, encoded by the coding sequence ATGAATATTATCGGTAATTTGGTGATGTTAGGTTGGATTCCGGCTGTGTTTTTTTTATTCACGCAGTTTCCAACGCAGCGGGCGCTTGTGATTGCTTTTATTGCGGCTTGGCTGTTTTTGCCTTTGGGTCAATTTCCTCTGCCTGGTTTGCCAGATTACACGAAAATGTCGGCGACTTGTTATGGCATCCTGCTGGCTACGGCTGTTTATGATATTGAGCGTTTTAATTCGTTTAAATTTGGCTGGTTAGATGTGCCGATGTTGGTTTGGTGTTTGTGCCCTATGATGTCGTCTTTGACGAATGATTTGGGCCCTTATGATGGACTTTCTGCAACACTTGACCAAACTGTTACTTGGGGGTTGCCTTATTTTTTGGGGCGCATTTATCTCAATAGTTTAAACGGAATGCGGGAATTAGCTATTGGGATGATAATTGGGGGTTTGGTTTATGTGCCTTTATGTTTAGCAGAAACTCGTTTAGGGCCGCAATTACACCAGTGGATTTTTGGGTTTAATCAAACTGTTAACTGGGCGTTGGTTATGCGGTATGGGGGTTATAGACCGACGGTTTTTATGGAAACCGGTTTGATGGTTGGGATGTGGATGATGGCGGCGACTTTGGTGGCAATTTGGTTATGGCATACAAAAGCTATTCGAGATATTTGGGGTTATCCGGTGAGTTGGTTGGTGGGGTTGTTGGTGGTGACGGTGGTTTTGGTGAAGTCAACGGGGGCTTATTTTTATTTGGTGATGGGGCTTTTATTTTTGTTTGCTGGTCAGTATTTGGGAACGGCGTTGCCGGTGTTTCTTTTGATGTTTGGAATGTGTTATTACGTCTACAATGGGGTGAGTGGAAATATTTCTAGTAAGGATATTGTTCCGATTATTACCCAAGCAACAAATGCTGAACGGGCTCAATCTTTTGAGTTTCGTTTAGATAATGAAGAAATCCTTTCTAAAAAAGCGCGAGAACGGATGATTTTTGGTTGGGGAGGGTGGGGCCGGTCGCGTGTTTATGATGAGAATGGAAAGGATATTTCTGTTACAGATAGTTTGTGGATTATTGCTTTTGGAGCAAATGGTTTAGTGGGTTTGGTGAGTTTAACTGCTTCGATGTTGTTGCCGGTGGCAAGTTTATTTATTTTGCGTTATCCTCCTCGTTTGTGGGCTCATCCAAAGGTTGCTCCGGCGGTGGTTGTGGCGATGGTTTTGATGTTGTTTATGCTGGATTGTATTTTAAATGCAATGCTGAATCCGGTTTTTACTTTAAGTAGTGGGGGAATTGTTGGTTTGGTGTTAAAAGAACCGGAACCTATGCGCCGGCCACGACGAGCTTTAGCTCCGCAAAAATAG
- a CDS encoding 2OG-Fe(II) oxygenase: MTVTTANSQLFCIDPEYLQNLALQHREEYAAAQPFPHIVIDNFLPEWVLEGILEEFPKPKSIDWQKFENSAEKKLASKGEMQMGDKTRLLLYQLNSSTFINFLEKLTGIDGLVPDPHFVGGGLHQIERGGFLKMHVDFNKHGQLKLDRRLNLLIYLNKNWQEEYGGYLELWDSEMTRCEKKILPIFNRCVVFSTTDFSYHGHPEPLTCPEGQTRKSLALYYYSNGRPAHEIAEEGHSTVFKARPTDNFKEEETSTGEKMKTFVKKLVPPIFIDLKNAVIKK, from the coding sequence ATGACTGTTACAACTGCTAATTCTCAATTATTTTGCATTGATCCTGAATATTTGCAAAATCTGGCGCTTCAACATCGGGAGGAGTATGCGGCGGCGCAACCTTTCCCGCACATAGTGATTGATAATTTTTTGCCGGAATGGGTTTTAGAGGGAATTTTAGAGGAGTTTCCCAAACCGAAATCTATTGATTGGCAAAAGTTTGAAAATTCGGCGGAGAAAAAGCTGGCCTCGAAGGGAGAAATGCAAATGGGTGACAAAACTCGTTTGCTTTTGTATCAGTTGAATTCTTCGACGTTTATTAATTTTTTGGAAAAGCTTACCGGCATTGATGGGTTGGTTCCTGACCCGCATTTTGTGGGGGGTGGTTTACACCAAATTGAAAGAGGCGGCTTTTTGAAAATGCACGTTGATTTTAATAAACACGGGCAGCTTAAGTTAGATCGTAGGTTAAATTTGCTGATTTATCTTAATAAAAATTGGCAGGAAGAATACGGCGGTTATTTGGAGTTATGGGATAGCGAAATGACGCGTTGTGAGAAGAAAATTTTGCCAATTTTTAACCGCTGTGTAGTTTTCAGCACGACGGATTTTTCTTATCACGGTCATCCTGAACCTTTGACTTGTCCTGAAGGGCAAACTCGCAAGTCTTTGGCGCTTTATTATTACAGCAATGGCCGACCGGCTCACGAAATTGCTGAAGAAGGTCATTCAACTGTGTTTAAGGCTCGTCCGACAGATAATTTCAAGGAGGAAGAAACATCGACAGGAGAAAAGATGAAAACGTTTGTGAAAAAGCTGGTTCCGCCGATTTTTATTGATTTAAAGAATGCGGTAATTAAGAAGTAA
- a CDS encoding glycosyltransferase family 4 protein: MKITFVLGSGFNLAGGDRVIAIYAEHLQKRGHEVFLVSRAKWQPSLRDQLRSLIRGKGWITVNPMSHFDHLDIPRKLTESYRPVVDADVPDADVVIATWWETGDWVWHLSPSKGVKVHFFQDYEIWGGDVKDVDAVCALPIPKIVIAGWVRDLLKERFNQIPLALILNSVETDKFYAPVRGKQPVPTVGIMYTTMQSKGCDIALEAFRIAKETIPELRLVAFGSAKVLPELPLPKDTNYAYCAPNEQLKDFYSQCDAWLFGTRREGFGLPILEAMACRTPVIGTPAGAAPELLANGGGILVKPEDPEDMAKAIIKVCQMPESEWRVLSDTAYQKATSYSWEDAADRFEAALFEAVSQEGQSGSQRLENVRM; the protein is encoded by the coding sequence ATGAAAATTACGTTTGTTTTAGGAAGTGGGTTTAATTTAGCCGGTGGAGATCGTGTGATTGCGATTTACGCGGAGCATTTGCAAAAAAGAGGTCACGAGGTGTTTTTGGTATCGCGGGCAAAATGGCAGCCTTCTTTACGCGATCAATTGCGGTCTTTGATTCGGGGGAAGGGTTGGATTACGGTAAATCCGATGTCACATTTTGATCATTTAGATATTCCTCGGAAGTTGACAGAAAGTTACAGGCCGGTTGTAGATGCGGATGTACCTGATGCAGATGTGGTGATTGCAACTTGGTGGGAAACGGGGGATTGGGTGTGGCATTTATCGCCTTCTAAAGGTGTGAAGGTGCATTTTTTCCAAGATTATGAAATATGGGGAGGTGACGTAAAAGATGTGGATGCGGTTTGCGCTTTGCCTATTCCTAAAATTGTGATTGCCGGTTGGGTTCGGGATTTGTTAAAAGAGCGTTTTAATCAAATACCTTTGGCGTTGATTCTCAATAGTGTAGAAACTGATAAGTTTTATGCGCCGGTGCGAGGAAAACAGCCGGTGCCTACGGTGGGAATTATGTACACTACGATGCAATCAAAGGGATGTGATATTGCTTTAGAAGCGTTCAGAATTGCTAAGGAAACGATTCCTGAATTGCGATTAGTTGCGTTTGGGAGTGCAAAAGTTCTGCCAGAATTGCCTCTGCCAAAAGATACAAATTATGCTTATTGTGCGCCAAATGAGCAACTTAAGGATTTTTATAGTCAGTGTGATGCGTGGCTTTTTGGAACGCGGCGAGAAGGGTTTGGTTTGCCAATTTTGGAGGCTATGGCTTGTCGGACTCCGGTGATTGGTACGCCTGCCGGTGCGGCGCCGGAATTGTTGGCAAATGGTGGGGGAATTTTGGTGAAGCCGGAAGATCCCGAAGATATGGCAAAGGCTATTATCAAAGTTTGTCAAATGCCAGAAAGTGAGTGGCGTGTTTTGTCGGATACTGCTTATCAGAAAGCGACAAGTTATTCTTGGGAAGATGCAGCGGATCGTTTTGAAGCTGCGCTTTTTGAGGCGGTTTCTCAAGAGGGCCAGTCGGGATCTCAACGGCTGGAAAATGTGAGGATGTGA
- a CDS encoding glycosyltransferase, producing MKSVLYVGVGVPWRGGAGYLVRQNMFLQALAEVADVTLALFDCDGVVDRPAFAAGILPLERPFEWPTNRLKNLRDDLLSPLPRMHRGDCCDKPISQISQLKLDKFDAIFGYRIDFSRVAGVLNHPRLILDVDDPEHLRQADKVRAFDGGKIDWRSRWDLEKLRRYEINAVKKAKAAFVCQEIDAKAFFPQKVFVVPNCVEVPEVNRTESEIPTLLFVGNMSGGVGSPNGDGAKWFVDKIWPIVRESMACKCVFVGGIDEDLRGQFSSRPGIEVLGFVEDLGKFYASGPVCIAPVRYGTGTRIKILEAMAHGCAVVSTSKGCEGLEITPNEDIFVADSEVDFAKACVSLLQDEAKRESVGKAGRELILQNYSRRHQHDKLVKLLSEILSN from the coding sequence ATGAAATCAGTTTTGTATGTCGGAGTAGGTGTTCCCTGGCGGGGGGGTGCCGGTTATCTGGTTCGCCAAAATATGTTTCTGCAAGCTTTGGCAGAAGTTGCTGATGTAACGCTTGCTTTGTTTGATTGTGATGGTGTGGTGGATCGTCCAGCTTTTGCCGCCGGAATTTTGCCTCTGGAAAGACCTTTTGAGTGGCCTACAAATCGCTTAAAAAATTTGCGGGATGATTTGCTTTCTCCTTTGCCACGAATGCACCGGGGTGATTGTTGCGATAAGCCAATTTCTCAAATTTCTCAGTTAAAACTTGACAAGTTTGATGCGATTTTTGGTTACAGAATTGATTTTTCTCGCGTTGCCGGTGTGTTAAATCATCCCCGTTTGATTTTGGATGTGGATGATCCTGAACATTTGAGGCAAGCTGACAAGGTAAGGGCATTTGATGGAGGCAAAATTGACTGGCGCAGTCGTTGGGATTTGGAAAAGTTACGCCGCTATGAAATAAATGCGGTTAAAAAGGCAAAGGCTGCTTTTGTTTGTCAAGAAATTGATGCTAAGGCATTTTTTCCTCAAAAAGTTTTTGTGGTTCCAAATTGTGTAGAAGTTCCCGAAGTGAACCGCACAGAAAGTGAGATTCCGACTTTGCTTTTTGTGGGAAATATGAGTGGGGGTGTGGGTTCGCCAAATGGCGATGGTGCTAAATGGTTTGTTGACAAAATATGGCCGATTGTTCGGGAGTCAATGGCTTGTAAATGTGTGTTTGTGGGAGGGATAGATGAGGATTTACGCGGGCAGTTTTCTAGTAGGCCCGGAATCGAAGTTTTAGGGTTTGTGGAGGATTTGGGAAAATTTTATGCTTCGGGGCCGGTTTGTATTGCGCCGGTGAGGTATGGCACCGGCACTCGGATTAAAATTTTGGAGGCAATGGCTCATGGCTGTGCGGTGGTGAGTACATCAAAAGGCTGTGAGGGTTTAGAAATTACCCCAAATGAAGATATTTTTGTTGCTGATTCTGAGGTCGATTTTGCAAAAGCTTGTGTGAGTTTGCTGCAAGATGAAGCCAAGCGGGAATCTGTGGGAAAGGCGGGGCGGGAGTTAATTTTACAAAATTATAGTCGCCGCCATCAGCACGACAAACTTGTAAAGTTACTCTCAGAAATTTTGTCAAACTAA
- a CDS encoding oligosaccharide flippase family protein, with protein sequence MSSVSIKKLAIKGAMWTIATYGFSQILRFGSNLILTRLLAPKLFGLMALVYVFISGLHLFSDVGLGPSIIQNKRGNDPAFLNTAWTMQVIRSVVLWVGCLVIAWPVSKFYEEPQLLWLLPLVGLNTLISGFNSTALFTLNRELAVREIALYEMGGQVISIVVMVVWAYFHPSIMALVAGSMVSLTVQMIWSHRLNSGHPNRFAWEPEASKELISFGKWIFLSTAMTFLAGQTDRLVLGKVLSIEMLGIYGIAFTLADIPRQVILAISDKVIFPAFSKFADLPRRELRAKIEKNRGVLLVGMAVILAVVVGFGDLAVSFLYDKRYENAAWMLPVLALGIWPIVLTQTIDAALFAIGNPRFVALGCFFSFLALAIGIPGGYALWGYLGAVSAVSLSNIPPYIAITYGLWREKLACLWQDLWSTLLFIGLLGAVLALRHSLGFALPVVGL encoded by the coding sequence ATGTCTTCTGTTTCAATCAAAAAGCTTGCCATCAAGGGGGCTATGTGGACAATAGCCACCTATGGCTTCAGTCAAATTTTACGCTTCGGCAGTAACCTTATTTTGACGCGCCTGCTGGCTCCTAAACTATTCGGGTTAATGGCCTTGGTTTATGTGTTTATCAGCGGCCTGCATTTGTTTTCTGATGTTGGCCTTGGGCCTTCAATCATCCAAAATAAACGCGGCAATGACCCGGCATTTCTGAATACGGCCTGGACAATGCAGGTGATTCGCAGTGTAGTTTTATGGGTAGGCTGTTTAGTGATTGCCTGGCCCGTTTCTAAATTTTATGAAGAACCGCAACTGCTATGGTTACTGCCGTTAGTCGGTTTAAACACCTTGATCAGCGGCTTTAACTCCACCGCACTGTTTACCCTTAACCGTGAGTTAGCAGTGCGAGAAATTGCCCTTTATGAAATGGGGGGGCAAGTTATCTCGATTGTTGTGATGGTTGTTTGGGCTTATTTCCATCCGTCGATTATGGCGTTGGTGGCGGGTAGCATGGTGAGTCTTACGGTTCAAATGATTTGGAGTCACCGGCTCAACTCTGGACATCCTAACCGCTTCGCCTGGGAACCAGAAGCATCCAAAGAATTAATTTCCTTTGGCAAATGGATTTTTCTTTCCACCGCCATGACTTTTTTGGCGGGCCAAACCGACCGACTGGTTTTAGGTAAAGTCCTGTCCATTGAAATGTTAGGGATTTATGGCATTGCCTTCACCCTGGCAGACATACCCCGCCAAGTGATCTTAGCTATCAGCGATAAAGTCATTTTCCCGGCTTTTTCTAAATTTGCTGACCTGCCCCGCAGGGAATTACGCGCCAAAATTGAAAAAAATCGCGGCGTGCTCTTAGTGGGAATGGCGGTGATTTTGGCGGTGGTGGTTGGCTTTGGCGATTTGGCGGTGAGTTTTTTATACGATAAGCGCTATGAAAATGCGGCGTGGATGTTGCCGGTGTTGGCTTTGGGCATTTGGCCGATAGTCCTCACCCAAACCATTGATGCGGCTTTGTTTGCCATTGGTAATCCTCGTTTTGTTGCTTTGGGTTGTTTTTTCAGCTTTTTGGCCTTGGCGATAGGAATTCCTGGTGGTTATGCTTTGTGGGGATATCTTGGCGCTGTCAGCGCGGTTTCTTTGAGTAATATTCCTCCCTATATCGCTATTACTTACGGCTTGTGGCGCGAAAAATTGGCTTGTTTGTGGCAGGATTTGTGGTCAACTTTGCTATTTATTGGTTTGCTGGGCGCGGTGTTAGCACTTCGTCACTCTTTGGGCTTTGCTCTTCCGGTCGTCGGTCTGTAA
- a CDS encoding glycosyltransferase, producing the protein MKIAYLINQYPKISHSFIRREIASLEAAGIPVERYSIRPQMDLIDRADRVEIDKTKAVLGIGMLRSILCVLQVALKAPGKFVQALGLTLKTSWGADRSVLHHLAYLMEACVLLLWFEKQKITHVHVHFGTNSTTVAMLCRVLGGPAYSFTVHGPEEFDRGKNISLEPKINNAAFVVAISSFGKSQLFRHCHRQHWSKIHVVHCGVDEEFLNQPPTNIPATPRLVCVGRLCEQKGQLLLVEAAKLLAATGTEFKLILVGDGELRAEIETVIAENNLQNCIEITGWADTNKVRQEILASRVMVLPSFAEGLPVVLMESLALGRPAISTYVAGIPELIEEGVSGWLIPAGSVEAVAKAMKTALEMPVQQLEQMGIAGSQKVLQQHNSATEAAKLAGLFRMQHQGAKTGELTATESELVPTSAL; encoded by the coding sequence ATGAAAATAGCATACCTCATTAATCAATATCCGAAAATCAGCCACAGCTTTATCCGGCGAGAAATAGCCAGCCTGGAAGCAGCAGGTATTCCTGTAGAACGTTACTCAATCCGCCCACAGATGGATTTGATAGACCGAGCGGACAGAGTAGAAATAGATAAAACCAAAGCAGTTTTAGGAATTGGAATGCTCAGGTCGATTCTTTGTGTGCTTCAAGTCGCCCTAAAGGCGCCAGGCAAATTTGTCCAAGCCTTGGGACTGACCCTCAAAACAAGCTGGGGAGCAGACCGCAGCGTATTGCACCATTTGGCCTACTTAATGGAAGCCTGCGTGTTGCTGTTGTGGTTTGAAAAACAAAAAATCACCCATGTTCACGTTCACTTCGGCACAAACTCAACCACCGTTGCCATGTTGTGCCGGGTTTTAGGGGGGCCGGCCTACAGTTTCACAGTACACGGGCCCGAAGAATTCGACCGAGGCAAAAACATCTCCTTAGAACCAAAAATCAATAACGCTGCCTTTGTGGTTGCTATTAGTTCGTTTGGAAAAAGCCAACTTTTCCGCCACTGTCACCGGCAACATTGGTCAAAAATTCATGTTGTCCACTGCGGAGTAGACGAAGAATTTTTAAACCAACCCCCGACAAATATCCCCGCAACACCTCGTCTGGTGTGTGTGGGCCGGCTGTGTGAGCAAAAAGGACAACTGTTGCTAGTCGAAGCAGCAAAACTCCTTGCAGCCACCGGCACTGAGTTTAAACTTATTCTTGTCGGAGATGGAGAATTGCGAGCAGAAATCGAAACCGTCATAGCCGAAAATAACCTGCAAAACTGCATCGAAATCACCGGCTGGGCAGATACCAATAAAGTCCGCCAAGAAATTTTAGCCTCGCGGGTAATGGTACTACCGAGTTTTGCCGAAGGTTTGCCGGTGGTATTGATGGAAAGTCTGGCCTTGGGCCGGCCCGCCATTAGTACCTACGTTGCCGGTATTCCCGAACTGATCGAAGAAGGCGTTTCTGGTTGGTTAATCCCAGCCGGTTCGGTGGAAGCGGTTGCAAAAGCCATGAAAACTGCTTTAGAGATGCCGGTGCAGCAACTAGAACAAATGGGAATTGCTGGATCGCAGAAAGTGCTACAACAGCACAACAGTGCCACCGAAGCAGCAAAACTGGCCGGTTTATTTCGGATGCAGCATCAGGGGGCCAAAACAGGCGAACTCACAGCCACTGAATCGGAACTTGTCCCAACAAGCGCCTTATAA
- a CDS encoding WecB/TagA/CpsF family glycosyltransferase, whose amino-acid sequence MRRIPVLNIGIDNLSTSELLHKLDLYGGLIFTPNVDHLVKLQNDKEFYEIYQQADYKVCDSKILIYLAKFLGTPLQEKISGSDLFPAYYNYNRANEKVKIFLLGAAEGVAKKAQQKINKKVGRQIIIGSYSPPYGFEKDEAECQKIIDLVNESGATALAMGVGSPKQEKWLAKNRDKLKNIKVLMGIGATIDFEAGNVPRAPKWMSEVGLEWFYRLSCEPKRLWKRYMQDDLPIFWLVFLQKFGFYRNPFAQQLEHKPKQVYSHKPIGQVLQKAGLISDEQIKYVLKTQAKQRHFRFGDLLVMRGWIKPETVNFFVEHLPKLATAQNPQPIGQYLKAAGLLEEWQISTILKEQRQHNLRFGEVAVMKGWVKQETIDFFLHHLGGGNLSVATEMAGTMSSNPSMRHSYAASSWIK is encoded by the coding sequence ATGAGAAGAATACCAGTTTTAAATATTGGCATCGATAACTTATCCACGTCAGAATTGTTGCACAAGCTGGATTTGTATGGAGGGTTGATCTTTACGCCTAATGTTGATCACCTTGTTAAACTCCAAAACGATAAGGAGTTTTACGAAATTTACCAGCAGGCAGATTACAAAGTTTGTGACAGCAAAATATTAATTTATTTGGCAAAATTTTTAGGAACGCCTTTGCAAGAAAAAATTTCTGGTTCAGATTTATTCCCGGCTTATTACAACTACAACCGAGCCAATGAAAAGGTTAAGATATTTTTATTGGGTGCCGCAGAAGGAGTAGCGAAAAAAGCCCAGCAGAAAATTAACAAAAAAGTGGGTAGGCAGATTATTATTGGGTCTTATTCTCCGCCCTACGGATTTGAAAAAGACGAGGCGGAGTGCCAAAAAATCATTGATTTGGTGAACGAGTCTGGGGCGACAGCCTTAGCAATGGGAGTGGGTTCGCCAAAACAAGAAAAATGGCTGGCTAAAAATCGAGACAAGCTGAAAAACATCAAAGTTTTGATGGGAATTGGGGCAACCATAGACTTTGAAGCCGGTAACGTTCCGAGGGCCCCAAAATGGATGAGCGAAGTGGGGCTAGAGTGGTTTTATAGACTGAGTTGCGAACCGAAGCGCTTGTGGAAGCGATATATGCAGGATGACTTACCGATTTTCTGGTTAGTATTTTTGCAAAAATTCGGTTTTTACCGCAATCCCTTTGCCCAACAACTAGAACACAAACCCAAACAAGTTTACTCGCACAAACCGATAGGTCAGGTATTGCAAAAAGCCGGGTTAATTTCTGATGAACAAATCAAATATGTTTTGAAAACCCAAGCTAAACAACGGCACTTTCGGTTTGGAGATTTGCTAGTAATGCGGGGGTGGATCAAACCGGAAACCGTTAATTTTTTTGTCGAACACTTGCCTAAATTAGCGACAGCCCAAAATCCACAGCCGATTGGGCAGTATCTCAAGGCAGCAGGCTTACTTGAAGAATGGCAAATCAGCACGATTTTAAAAGAACAACGCCAGCATAATTTGCGCTTTGGGGAAGTAGCGGTAATGAAAGGCTGGGTCAAACAAGAAACCATAGACTTTTTCCTCCATCATCTCGGTGGGGGAAATTTATCTGTAGCTACTGAGATGGCGGGAACGATGAGCAGCAACCCGTCAATGCGGCATTCCTACGCTGCAAGTTCGTGGATCAAGTAA
- a CDS encoding glycosyltransferase family 2 protein, giving the protein MYILDLILLAIGLGLLIPTGVLFVECVAAAVAPAKSRAVESRRPTIAVLVPAHNEAAGIGATLKTIVPQLLPTDRLVVIADNCTDNTAEIAHACGAIAIERHDTNNRGKGYALDYGLKFLANSPPEVVIIIDADCIVEEQAIEKIAGTALQTNRPVQATYIMERPETPSAKNLISALAFTVKNLVRPAGLKQIGLPCLLTGTGMAFPWAVIAQAPLASGNIVEDMQLAVDLALAGHPAIFCPDAKVTGVLPNQTAAATTQRTRWEHGHLQTLLTQVPRLLQGAFSQKRFDLAGLALDLSVPPLSLLVMLWLAVMAVAIVIKIAGGSWVPTLFLASLGGLILVAIFTAWAKFGRSDFPLSTLLAVPVYILWKIPVYLAFLVRRQTNWVRTQRDAGST; this is encoded by the coding sequence ATGTATATCCTTGATTTGATCTTGTTGGCAATCGGCCTGGGGTTATTGATTCCTACAGGAGTTTTGTTTGTGGAGTGCGTAGCTGCTGCTGTGGCACCGGCAAAAAGTAGGGCTGTTGAATCACGTCGTCCAACCATTGCTGTTTTGGTACCGGCCCACAATGAAGCCGCAGGCATTGGCGCGACTTTAAAAACAATTGTGCCGCAATTATTACCAACTGATCGGTTGGTGGTTATTGCCGATAACTGCACCGATAATACCGCAGAAATTGCCCACGCCTGTGGTGCCATTGCCATTGAACGCCACGACACCAATAATCGGGGCAAAGGCTATGCCTTAGATTACGGTTTAAAGTTTCTGGCAAATTCGCCGCCCGAAGTTGTAATTATCATCGATGCAGACTGCATCGTGGAAGAGCAAGCTATCGAAAAAATAGCAGGCACAGCATTACAAACTAACCGGCCGGTGCAGGCGACTTATATAATGGAACGCCCCGAAACTCCCAGCGCAAAAAACTTGATTTCTGCTTTAGCTTTTACTGTCAAAAATTTAGTGCGCCCTGCTGGCTTAAAACAGATTGGTTTGCCCTGTTTGCTAACAGGCACCGGCATGGCGTTTCCTTGGGCAGTGATTGCACAAGCCCCGCTCGCTAGTGGCAATATCGTAGAAGATATGCAATTAGCAGTGGATTTAGCGCTGGCGGGTCATCCAGCAATATTCTGCCCGGATGCAAAAGTTACGGGAGTGTTGCCAAATCAAACCGCTGCGGCTACGACTCAAAGAACCCGCTGGGAACATGGCCATTTGCAAACCTTGCTCACACAAGTTCCCCGCTTACTGCAAGGAGCTTTTAGCCAAAAACGCTTTGATTTAGCGGGGCTGGCTCTCGATTTAAGCGTCCCCCCTCTATCGCTTTTGGTGATGCTTTGGCTGGCTGTTATGGCTGTGGCAATTGTTATAAAAATTGCCGGGGGTTCTTGGGTTCCGACTTTGTTTTTAGCCAGCCTTGGGGGGTTGATTTTAGTTGCTATTTTCACCGCTTGGGCAAAATTTGGCCGGTCGGATTTTCCGCTTTCAACTCTTTTAGCGGTGCCGGTTTATATTTTGTGGAAAATTCCGGTTTATTTGGCTTTTTTGGTGCGCCGACAAACTAACTGGGTTCGCACTCAGCGAGATGCCGGGAGTACCTAA